One Scomber scombrus chromosome 4, fScoSco1.1, whole genome shotgun sequence genomic region harbors:
- the fam222aa gene encoding protein FAM222A — MLACLQRRQNPPPQHPVCASKTLEPPQALGRKCELVVPTHSPRYPTAAELDAFAQKTANNPLSIKIFPTNIRVPQHKHLNRTVNGYDTTGQRYTPYPHIHTGGYQGLLAIVKASSSSSSSTSTFLPSKGVLKNSEGRRTKLSPAHIAVAPYPPPSSSTLASGHGQMVYHTGPSKPPEGPGLSVPPNVTVAGSVIPVTGGRGLALPAQSNLPSIQSIIYQINQHCQAQALQQVCQGAATAPSNSSPSKQGTIVMGVSSSSSGGGYVVGMGPQSNMVYTGPGLPAQNAESMKTGVYADGMDYILWQKQQQQQQQQQQQQAVLRMYSGGSGGGGAISKSPETCVPGGGIMAAQVSSSSSRPYHLTASASGGGGLDKVSSSPLNCVGMHGNFSVGQYFAPPWNSVLVTPDSDCYNPQELLGTSTGGPITGHREMGYPHHHHHYHHHHHPAIDSGGGLCCSLPSKSLCNTSVLSSSLQSLEYLINDIHPPCIKEQMLGKGYETVSVPRLLDHQHAHIRLPVYR, encoded by the exons ATGCTGGCCTGTCTGCAGAGGAGGCAAAACCCTCCACCCCAGCACCCAGTGTGTGCCAGCAAGACCCTGGAGCCACCGCAAGCCCTTGGACGGAAAT GTGAGCTGGTGGTGCCTACACATTCCCCCCGCTACCCCACTGCGGCAGAACTTGATGCCTTCGCTCAGAAGACGGCCAACAACCCTCTTTCCATCAAGATCTTCCCCACTAACATCAGGGTTCCTCAGCACAAGCACCTTAACCGGACTGTGAATGGATATGACACCACAGGACAGCGCTATACTCCCTATCCACATATCCATACAGGGGGCTACCAGGGCCTGCTTGCCATTGTCAAAGCCTCTTCCTCATCGTCGTCATCAACCTCCACCTTTCTCCCTTCAAAAGGTGTTCTCAAGAACTCAGAAGGCAGACGGACTAAGCTCTCTCCTGCCCACATAGCTGTTGCCCCATATCCACCCCCTAGTAGTAGCACTTTAGCCAGTGGCCACGGCCAAATGGTATACCACACCGGGCCCTCAAAGCCTCCAGAAGGTCCCGGGCTGTCGGTTCCCCCTAATGTCACTGTAGCTGGCTCAGTGATTCCTGTAACAGGGGGCCGAGGCCTGGCCTTGCCTGCACAGTCCAACCTCCCCTCCATCCAGAGCATCATTTACCAGATCAACCAGCATTGCCAGGCCCAGGCTCTACAGCAGGTGTGTCAGGGAGCTGCAACTGCACCATCAAATTCAAGCCCCTCCAAGCAGGGCACAATTGTCATGGGGGTCTCTTCTAGCTCCTCAGGTGGAGGCTACGTGGTAGGAATGGGTCCCCAGTCTAACATGGTGTACACAGGCCCTGGGCTGCCAGCTCAAAATGCAGAGTCAATGAAGACTGGGGTGTACGCAGATGGTATGGACTACATCCTCTGGcagaaacagcaacaacaacaacagcagcagcagcagcaacaggctGTGCTCCGCATGTACAGCGGAGGCAGCGGAGGAGGGGGCGCTATCAGCAAGTCTCCTGAAACATGTGTTCCAGGGGGAGGGATTATGGCTGCACaagtctcctcctcttcctccagacCGTACCACCTGACAGCGAGTGCCAGCGGAGGAGGCGGGCTGGACAAAGTCAGCTCTTCTCCTTTGAACTGTGTGGGTATGCATGGAAATTTCTCAGTGGGTCAATACTTTGCCCCACCATGGAACAGTGTGCTGGTGACACCTGACAGTGACTGCTACAACCCCCAGGAGCTTTTGGGCACCTCCACAGGAGGGCCGATCACAGGGCACAGAGAAATGGGCTACccccaccatcatcaccactatcaccaccaccatcaccctgCTATAGACAGCGGTGGAGGTTTGTGCTGCAGCCTGCCTAGCAAGAGCTTGTGCAACACATCTGTGCTGAGCAGCAGCTTGCAGTCTCTGGAGTACCTGATCAACGACATCCACCCACCCTGCATCAAGGAGCAGATGCTTGGCAAAGGCTACGAGACTGTGTCTGTGCCACGTCTGTTAGACCACCAGCATGCACACATCCGCCTCCCTGTTTACAGATAG